Proteins encoded together in one Psilocybe cubensis strain MGC-MH-2018 chromosome 8, whole genome shotgun sequence window:
- a CDS encoding PH domain-containing protein (PH domain-containing protein YHR131C), with amino-acid sequence MEVSAIQPVVSPVPSAHNGRPQNKTRGSSTHTNKLSFSQTISSLKGIIRIPNRRKLSTPRTHFHSQSQDDADSTKSTSNPHFTSRPRPTHGLSHSLDTQAHLHSRTRSTGTAASDGSGDIDGIISDTEDYDKQQRRRSNIKNDPYARFSRTAEGLNYTYKPYMSQPMLGAELSRGTGGDELVTGYDSESGSASGSGYGGGGRSPVGTGEGGGRRSGEHHQQHAPSGFSATSPLALPPPSPSPTPVSLSSPTATHPATEVAFSSGGKVEDTLIQVQHGDQGDEGEKEGHINDLYDGKAGCSLNNAAPSDTNTDTNTNTNIGTTANTAQSTTPAQISSSTSTPTSTIQTNSHARSNSPLPLLPLPDGPSSSTSASTPGAALRPRSSNGSGRTPAPRRALPPPPPESPISASSSASAAPEEQHVAARAIPSQSEPSYTGNGDTDDRSPPIDPLATPRPAYSTSYTRFAHTESPPSFPTPLPIVTLTTPSSPTTPYTHTPPHLSAVDRPAILSSSLSSSSATSTSTVTSATSWRTVTESMGSMNATSANNNNNNNGNSNDKPKPKRPPPNHRFSMTFMSSMSSGAAPPVLPVLQLPGIRSFSSSSASAQRSRNDTGPHSPGSASSGEGEGGSPGKKLSEMPALPLKGTGRGVRGHEEVDDLEDDDEDGDEEEDEEEDENAQYRGHAFLDASVEVPSRTSFSSEMTSGSSEVGDGDYSHSSSYFVERDGDRTFDSAWGSGGSSASETMATVGSSSSARSLGMGMGSSLSESSSASGSSSSWGYHLHLQQQQHRQQQQQLQQQQRIVYAEQDEEEEDPNADAKSTGSRTSSYKTALGSMPPSPAALPPVPLPLPHSIQSPQHQAQSISKSKHLPSIATSSSQSSVHQQQRKQSPLETYFGDPTRPSEKRFSRTPHLPPVETSKLDLDFSFLDRDPSESSSSSGSLAKGKGKGKSRGLTDDAGRTPVGRRPVSTPWGGSKAGAGGDYFQQQREKERDRGREREEEMGSGAASSSSPVRTPRADEYHRHTMNLPTPVPVQRTPSFVRGQQIVSPPPLVNRSISAANRLSINFNGGGLGGVSQHPGIYKQASRSLIDVHAVEKKERIEQMVREDEEAQEVDRRRKVKEYRMSLRASATAAAAAISGNGTIAEENGTEKRGHKNRTTMEIDARGDVLAAGINAGSTGAASTSANDTDPANRLLPPRSADIVTREGDEVSFSGEGCSASGTIGRTGAGGGEATASDRNGDDAGLAATATTATATAGASKRISMAPAYDALSYPLRRRRSMPTFNATTTAPPPYPEFAPHPQSVSWMSVQIQPREDEGREELPPYSNSIKLAAIMPRKMEFSKPGIQAKDRKWRRVLCVLEGTMFKVYKAPAGASGAGVLGEWWESKVGVGDVATTAPLTTTTFVSGSGSGHSRRPSASTLAIAGIPGVNPGDYATGRGEEGVRNAIAAVEEAERAEEMERERGLMRARKSGEVEPRQEQSQQQVSPIESGSAGNSSGQLHPPALHVQGHHNLQHDQPSSSSSSYSENHSGGGGLLPATRSALNLAVQLLKPGSSRHGRSSSDVGQNHSPVRAHSPRSSLNIPRSGRTTPTSSLPSRSPTPSPSVNNYSRPSTPATSVSTSHSHSNSHSASSERSGFRVGAGSMASGSSSGRASTSRQAARPNVSIVSREKEKEKEKERMLKPDEADLIRVYTMQNAESGLGSDYLKRKHVIRVRLEGEQFLLQAQDVDSVIAWIEGLQSATNIALDLDERPMPRGPIFPRRRRRRRVQPPPINTDTANMPAANPSPTGQTPVTASHLAAPLTRSAGRRLR; translated from the exons TTCCACTCTCAGTCGCAAGACGATGCGGACAGCACCAAGTCCACCTCCAACCCCCATTTCACCTCCAGACCGCGGCCCACGCACGGCCTCTCGCACTCGCTCGACACGCAGGCCCACCTGCACTCGCGCACGCGGAGCACGGGTACTGCTGCGTCCGATGGGAGTGGAGATATCGACGGCATTATCTCTGATACTGAAGACTACGATAAACAACAAAGGCGGAGGAGCAACATCAAGAATGACCCGTATGCGCGGTTCTCGCGCACGGCAGAGGGCCTGAACTATACTTACAAGCCATATATGTCCCAGCCGATGCTCGGCGCTGAGCTCTCCCGGGGCACTGGCGGGGATGAGTTGGTCACTGGTTATGATTCGGAGTCTGGCTCTGCTTCAGGGTCGGGATATGGAGGGGGTGGTCGTTCGCCTGTTGGGACCGGTGAGGGTGGAGGGAGGCGCAGCGGAGAGCACCATCAACAGCATGCTCCTTCAGGGTTTTCGGCAACTTCACCACTAGCGCTGCCACCCCCATCGCCCTCTCCGACTCCAGTCTCATTGTCATCTCCTACTGCTACCCACCCGGCGACGGAGGTAGCGTTTTCTTCGGGTGGAAAAGTGGAAGATACGTTAATCCAAGTGCAGCACGGCGATCAGGGAGATGAgggggagaaggaggggCATATTAATGATCTCTATGATGGCAAAGCTGGATGTTCTCTTAACAACGCCGCACCTAGCGACACGAACACGGACACGAACACAAACACGAACATTGGTACTACTGCTAATACTGCACAATCTACGACTCCAGCTCAAATTTCATCGTCTACATCTACACCTACGTCAACTATTCAAACTAATTCACATGCCCGCTCCAACTCACCCTTGCCATTATTACCTCTACCTGATGGACCCTCTTCGTCGACGTCTGCGTCTACACCCGGAGCAGCATTGCGCCCGCGTAGCAGCAACGGCAGCGGTAGAACACCTGCACCCAGACGTGCATTaccgcctccaccacctgAATCACCAATATCTGCATCATCTTCTGCGTCAGCCGCCCCAGAGGAACAGCATGTTGCGGCTAGAGCCATTCCATCCCAGTCTGAGCCCAGCTACACTGGTAATGGCGATACCGACGATCGGAGCCCTCCGATAGACCCGCTAGCCACCCCGCGCCCCGCGTACTCGACCTCATACACACGCTTCGCGCACACCGAGTCTCCGCCGTCGTTTCCGACACCGTTGCCCATCGTCACTCTCACCACCCCGTCGTCGCCCACCACTCCTTACACTCACACTCCCCCCCATCTGTCGGCAGTTGACCGGCCCGCGATATTATCGTCTTCACTATCTTCGTCCTCTGCCACATCCACTTCGACAGTCACTTCGGCGACGTCGTGGAGGACGGTTACTGAATCTATGGGGTCTATGAATGCCACTTCCgcaaataataataataataataatggCAACAGCAACGACaaaccgaaaccgaaacGTCCGCCGCCGAACCACCGGTTCAGCATGACGTTCATGAGCAGCATGAGCTCGGGCGCGGCGCCGCCTGTATTACCTGTGCTACAGCTGCCAGGGATCAGGTCGTTCTCATCTTCGTCGGCATCGGCACAGAGGAGCAGGAACGACACGGGGCCACACTCGCCTGGAAGTGCATCGAgcggcgagggcgagggcggcTCGCCGGGTAAGAAGTTGAGCGAGATGCCGGCGCTGCCGTTGAAGGGCACGGGCCGCGGGGTGCGGGGGCACGAGGAGGTGGACGATctcgaagatgacgacgaggacggtgatgaggaggaagatgaggaggaagatgagaaTGCACAGTACCGCGGCCACGCATTTTTGGATGCGAGCGTCGAAGTGCCGTCGCGCACGAGCTTTAGCAGCGAGATGACCAGCGGGAGCAGTGAGGTTGGTGATGGAGATTATTCACATTCGTCGTCGTATTTTGTGGAGAGGGATGGGGATAGGACGTTTGATTCGGCTTGGGGCTCTGGTGGATCGAGTGCGAGTGAGACGATGGCGACTGTCGGCTCGAGCTCGTCAGCGCGCTCtctgggtatgggtatgggtagCAGCTTGAGCGAGTCGAGCTCGGCATCAGGGTCGAGCTCTAGTTGGGGTTATCATTTGCacttgcagcagcagcagcatcgccaacaacaacaacaactgcagcagcagcagcgaatcGTGTATGCAGAgcaggacgaggaggaggaagatccAAATGCCGATGCGAAGAGTACAGGGTCGCGCACGTCGTCGTACAAGACGGCGCTGGGTTCGATGCCGCCGTCGCCTGCTGCTCTACCCCCCGtccctcttccattgccACATTCAATTCAGTCCCCTCAACATCAGGCGCAGTCGATATCCAAGTCAAAACATCTCCCTTCGATAGCAACGTCTTCTTCACAGTCCAGCGTACACCAGCAACAGCGCAAACAATCTCCGTTGGAAACGTACTTTGGCGACCCGACACGTCCGTCGGAGAAACGTTTCTCGCGCACGCCGCATCTCCCACCTGTAGAGACGTCCAAGCTCGATTTGGATTTCTCGTTCTTGGATCGGGATCCGTCGGAGAGCAGTAGCAGCAGTGGTAGCCTGGCAAaggggaaaggaaagggaaagagtaGAGGCTTGACGGATGATGCGGGGCGCACGCCGGTTGGGAGGAGGCCTGTCAGCACACCATGGGGTGGTTCGAAGGCCGGCGCGGGTGGTGATTATTTCCAACAGCAGCGCGAAAAGGAGCGAGAtcgggggagggagagggaggaagagatggGTTCTGGAGCggcatcatcctcttcccctGTGCGGACACCTCGTGCAGACGAGTATCATCGTCATACGATGAATCTGCCTACTCCAGTACCTGTGCAGCGTACACCGTCGTTTGTGCGTGGGCAGCAGATAGTGTCGCCGCCGCCTTTGGTGAATAGATCGATATCTGCTGCCAATCGCTTGAGTATCAATTTCAATGGAGGAGGGCTAGGAGGAGTGTCGCAGCATCCAGGGATCTACAAGCAGGCGTCGAGGAGTTTAATTGACGTGCATGCTgtagagaagaaggaaaggatcGAGCAGATGGTGcgggaggatgaggaggcgCAGGAGGTGGacagaaggaggaaggtgaaggaATATAGGATGAGTCTGCGGGCGTCTGCTACTGCTGCGGCTGCCGCTATTTCCGGGAATGGGACTATTGCTGAGGAGAATGGGACGGAGAAACGAGGGCATAAAAATAGGACGACGATGGAAATAGACGCAAGAGGTGATGTGTTGGCTGCTGGAATAAATGCTGGCAGCACTGGTGCAGCATCTACTTCTGCCAATGATACCGACCCGGCTAATAGGTTGCTGCCACCGCGTTCGGCCGATATTGTTACGAGAGAAGGAGACGAGGTATCTTTTAGTGGGGAAGGCTGCTCCGCTTCCGGCACGATAGGACGGACaggtgcaggaggaggagaagcaACAGCATCAGACCGCAATGGTGACGATGCAGGTTTAGCTGCTACTGCCACTACTGCGACTGCTACTGCTGGTGCCAGCAAGAGGATCAGCATGGCTCCTGCCTACGACGCGCTCTCATACCCGCTCCGGCGGCGGCGCTCGATGCCGACGTTCAACGCCACGACGACCGCGCCTCCGCCTTACCCGGAATTTGCGCCGCATCCGCAATCTGTAAGCTGGATGAGCGTGCAGATCCAGCCGCGCGAGGACGAAGGGCGGGAGGAGCTGCCGCCGTACTCGAACTCGATCAAGCTGGCCGCGATCATGCCGCGCAAGATGGAGTTCTCGAAGCCGGGTATTCAGGCCAAGGACAGAAAATGGCGTAGAGTGTTGTGTGTGCTCGAGGGCACGATGTTCAAGGTGTATAAGGCGCCTGCTGGTGCGTCGGGTGCTGGGGTGCTGGGAGAGTGGTGGGAGAGCAAGGTCGGGGTGGGGGATGTGGCTACTACGGCGCCTTTGACTACGACGACTTTTGTGAGTGGTAGTGGATCTGGGCATTCGCGTCGGCCGTCGGCCTCGACGTTGGCGATTGCGGGCATACCGGGGGTGAATCCGGGAGATTATGCGACAGGGAGGGGCGAGGAGGGTGTAAGGAATGCGattgctgctgttgaggagGCGGAGAGGGCGGAGGAGATGGAGCGGGAGAGGGGCCTGATGAGGGCGAGGAAAAGTGGAGAAGTTGAGCCACGGCAGGAACAATCTCAGCAGCAGGTGTCACCGATTGAGAGTGGGAGTGCTGGAAACTCGTCTGGGCAGCTGCATCCTCCTGCGTTGCATGTTCAAGGCCATCATAATCTACAACACGACCaacccagcagcagcagcagttcATACAGCGAAAACCACTCAGGAGGCGGTGGATTGTTACCTGCTACACGATCTGCATTGAATTTGGCAGTTCAGCTACTCAAACCAGGTTCATCGCGCCATGGAAGGTCTAGCAGTGATGTGGGCCAAAATCATAGTCCAGTTCGAGCTCATTCGCCTAGGTCGTCATTGAACATCCCGAGAAGTGGGAGGACGACTCCAACGTCGTCATTACCTTCCAGATCACCTACGCCATCGCCTTCTGTAAACAATTACTCGAGGCCATCGACACCTGCTACGTCAGTCTCGACTTCGCATTCCCACTCGAATTCGCACTCGGCGTCGTCCGAAAGATCAGGGTTCCGCGTAGGCGCTGGGTCGATGGCGAGTGGTTCTAGCTCTGGTCGAGCTAGCACCTCGCGGCAGGCGGCGCGCCCCAATGTGTCTATTGTTTCgcgagaaaaggaaaaggagaaggaaaaggagcgGATGCTCAAACCTGACGAAGCGGATTTGATTAGGGTGTATACCATGCAAAACGCGGAGAGCGGACTGGGTAGCGATTATTTAAAGAGGAAACACGTCATTCGTGTGCGGTTGGAGGGCGAGCAGTTTTTGCTGCAGGCGCAAGATGTGGATAGCGTTATAGCGTGGATTGAG GGACTGCAATCTGCGACCAACATTGCTTTGGATCTAGACGAGAGGCCTATGCCTCGTGGACCCATCTTTCCAAG ACGGAGGAGACGCCGACGAGTTCAGCCTCCACCTATTAATACCGACACGGCGAATATGCCAGCTGCGAATCCGTCTCCTACTGGACAAACCCCGGTGACTGCCAGCCATCTCGCAGCCCCTCTAACGCGGTCTGCCGGACGACGTCTGCGATGA